The Streptomyces sp. cg36 genomic interval CCTCAACAAGGCGGTCGGCAACGTCCGTTCGGCGATCAAGAACGGCGACAACACGCCGGACATCAGCCCCGTCAAGGACGCGGCCAAGGAAGTCGGCAAGGTCTGCACACCGTGACGCGCGGGGCGCCCGACGATACTGGGGGCATGACCCGCCTGATCCTCGCCACCCGCAACGCCGGCAAAATCACCGAACTCCGCGCGATCCTCGCCGACGCCGGCCTGCCCCACGAACTCGTGGGCGCCGACGCCTACCCCGAGATCCCCGACGTCAAGGAGACCGGCGTCACCTTCGCCGAGAACGCGCTCCTCAAGGCCCACGCCCTGGCGCGCGCCACCGGCCTGCCCGCCGTCGCCGACGACTCGGGCCTGTGCGTGGACGTGCTCAACGGCGCCCCCGGCATCTTCTCCGCCCGCTGGGCCGGCACCCACGGCGACGACAAGGCCAACCTCGACCTGCTGCTGGCCCAGCTCGGCGACATCGACGAGCCCCACCGCGGCGCCCACTTCTTCTGCGCGGCGGCCCTGGCCCTCCCCGACGGCACGGAGCGCGTGGTCGAGGGCCGCCTCCTGGGCACCCTCCGCCACACCCCCGCGGGCACGGGCGGCTTCGGCTACGACCCGGTCCTCCAGCCGGAGGGCGAGTCCCGCACCTGCGCGGAGCTCACGGCCGACGAGAAGAACGCGATCAGCCACCGGGGCAAGGCGTTCCGGGCGCTGGTGCCGGTGGTGCGGGAGCTGCTGGGCTGAGGGCCGGAACACAGAACGGCCTGCGCGTCGATCCCTCGAAGCGCAGGCCGTCCGCGGTGCGGCCGGGGGGATTCGAACCCCCACGGGTGTTACCCCACCGGGACCTAAACCCGGCGTGACTGCCAGTTCCACCACGGCCGCGGGCCGTCCGCCATCGTAGCGGGCGGCCGGCCGGGGCGGGGTGGAGAGGGGCTAGAGCCCCAGGTCCTTGATGATCTTCGCGACATGGCCGGTCGCCTTCACGTTGTACAGGGCGCGCTCGACCTTGCCCTCCTCGT includes:
- the rdgB gene encoding RdgB/HAM1 family non-canonical purine NTP pyrophosphatase, whose amino-acid sequence is MTRLILATRNAGKITELRAILADAGLPHELVGADAYPEIPDVKETGVTFAENALLKAHALARATGLPAVADDSGLCVDVLNGAPGIFSARWAGTHGDDKANLDLLLAQLGDIDEPHRGAHFFCAAALALPDGTERVVEGRLLGTLRHTPAGTGGFGYDPVLQPEGESRTCAELTADEKNAISHRGKAFRALVPVVRELLG